Proteins from a single region of Acidobacteriota bacterium:
- a CDS encoding TonB-dependent receptor codes for MAVPTVFGQTLPEVEVVGTVTDRNGAAVAGARVEFRRGAVVVDDAVTDGQGEFSVATGDGRGEIAVEARGFAPFRRVWQAGSDGDFIVVVLAPASISEQITVSADRVETRIGETAAAVTVLSRETLDSTPALGIDDALRQIPGFQLFRRTGSRAANPTAQGVSLRGVGASGASRAAVLLDGIPQTDAFGGWVYWSRIPREAVELVEVVRGGTSAAYGSGALGGLVSIRSRRRDGFSLTASGGNLETGELSLFAGRSVGGFGITAAVDALRSDGYFVVTPDLRGTADARAGSRYANLDLRVEKRFGRRVRAFAGATVFGEARANGTRLQTNRTFSRRFSGGLDIETVAGGSIALRVFGGSQGYDQLFSAVSASRATETMTRIQFVPSTEFGLSAIWSRGFGSKQFLLAGIETRRVSGSSDETVLSQNAATARVSAGGRETVTGIFAQDIFRVTDRLTVTGKIRLDLRDASGGFSETGPLTGAPTSVSRFPDRSEKRLSPHFSVSFRPVAAVSVFGSVYGAFRSPTLNELYRGFRVGNVVTLANERLESERLSGAEAGFGLAVRRFDARTVLFWSEVSDPVANVTTAINGGVITRQRRNAGRTRSRGVETEFEVRPMRRFTVSGGYLFADAVVAEFETAPELIGKRIPQVARHQGTLQLKYADAARLTAVVQFRATGRQFDDDLNQLSLGGYLTLDAFVSRPVGRRAEIFVAAENLTGNRYPTGRTPTPTVGPPVIFRAGFRIRLGKD; via the coding sequence GTGGCCGTCCCGACCGTTTTCGGGCAGACCTTACCGGAAGTCGAGGTCGTCGGAACGGTGACCGACCGGAACGGCGCGGCGGTCGCCGGGGCGCGGGTCGAATTCCGGCGCGGCGCGGTCGTAGTCGACGATGCGGTCACCGACGGACAAGGGGAGTTCTCGGTCGCAACCGGCGACGGACGCGGCGAGATCGCCGTCGAAGCGCGGGGATTCGCACCGTTTCGGAGAGTCTGGCAGGCGGGATCGGACGGTGATTTCATCGTCGTCGTTCTGGCTCCGGCTTCGATCTCTGAGCAGATCACGGTCTCGGCCGACCGCGTCGAAACACGGATCGGAGAGACAGCCGCCGCCGTGACAGTGCTCTCGCGAGAGACGCTCGATTCGACTCCGGCGCTCGGCATCGACGACGCGCTCCGGCAGATTCCCGGTTTTCAGCTGTTTCGGCGGACCGGCAGCCGCGCCGCCAACCCGACCGCGCAGGGCGTCAGCCTCCGGGGTGTCGGCGCCAGCGGCGCGAGCCGGGCCGCGGTGCTGCTCGACGGAATCCCGCAAACCGATGCGTTTGGCGGATGGGTTTACTGGAGCCGGATCCCGCGCGAAGCGGTCGAACTCGTCGAGGTCGTCCGCGGAGGAACATCGGCGGCATACGGCAGCGGGGCGCTCGGCGGCCTCGTCTCGATCCGTTCGCGGCGGCGCGACGGATTCTCGTTGACGGCCTCGGGCGGCAACCTTGAAACCGGCGAACTGTCGCTTTTCGCCGGAAGATCAGTCGGCGGTTTCGGGATAACGGCGGCTGTCGATGCGTTGCGTTCGGACGGATATTTCGTCGTCACTCCGGATCTGCGTGGCACTGCCGATGCGCGCGCCGGATCGCGATATGCGAACCTTGACCTGCGCGTCGAAAAGCGTTTCGGCCGGCGCGTCCGGGCGTTTGCCGGAGCGACTGTCTTCGGCGAAGCGCGGGCCAACGGGACGCGGCTTCAGACGAACCGGACGTTCTCACGCCGGTTCTCGGGCGGCCTCGACATCGAAACCGTGGCCGGGGGTTCGATCGCGTTGCGAGTCTTCGGCGGTTCGCAGGGCTATGACCAGCTGTTCTCGGCCGTTTCGGCCAGCCGCGCAACCGAAACGATGACCCGGATACAGTTCGTTCCGTCGACCGAATTCGGTCTTTCCGCGATCTGGTCGCGCGGCTTCGGCTCAAAGCAATTCCTGCTCGCCGGAATCGAAACGCGGCGCGTTTCGGGGTCGAGCGATGAGACGGTCCTTTCGCAGAACGCCGCGACGGCACGGGTGTCGGCCGGCGGCCGCGAAACCGTCACCGGTATTTTCGCCCAGGACATCTTCCGCGTGACCGACCGGCTGACCGTGACCGGCAAGATCCGACTTGATCTGCGCGACGCTTCGGGCGGGTTTTCCGAAACGGGACCGCTGACGGGCGCGCCGACATCGGTTTCGCGATTTCCCGATCGGTCGGAGAAACGTCTGAGCCCGCATTTTTCGGTCAGTTTCCGGCCGGTAGCGGCCGTTTCGGTATTCGGTTCGGTTTACGGAGCGTTCCGTTCGCCGACGCTCAATGAACTCTACCGCGGGTTCCGGGTCGGCAACGTCGTGACGCTCGCCAACGAACGCCTCGAGTCAGAGAGATTAAGCGGCGCCGAGGCCGGTTTCGGTCTCGCCGTCCGCCGGTTCGATGCGCGAACAGTTCTTTTTTGGTCCGAAGTTTCCGACCCCGTGGCCAATGTCACGACGGCCATCAATGGCGGCGTGATCACGCGCCAAAGGCGCAACGCCGGACGGACCCGTTCACGCGGCGTCGAGACGGAATTCGAAGTTCGACCGATGCGGCGCTTCACGGTCAGCGGCGGCTATCTGTTCGCCGACGCCGTTGTGGCCGAGTTCGAGACGGCTCCCGAACTGATCGGAAAGAGGATTCCGCAGGTTGCCCGTCATCAGGGAACTCTTCAGTTGAAATACGCCGATGCCGCCCGTTTGACCGCCGTCGTCCAGTTTCGCGCGACCGGCCGCCAGTTCGACGACGATCTCAACCAGTTGTCGCTCGGCGGCTACCTGACGCTCGATGCTTTTGTGTCGCGCCCCGTCGGCCGCCGCGCGGAGATCTTCGTCGCGGCCGAGAACCTGACCGGAAACCGCTATCCGACGGGCCGCACCCCGACGCCGACCGTCGGACCGCCGGTCATCTTCCGCGCCGGATTTCGCATCCGCCTCGGAAAGGACTGA
- a CDS encoding transcriptional regulator, which translates to MGNPRKPKEVYRFGIFSLDAAELCLWREDEPIQLTPKQFDLLFYFVENAGRVAKKSELLDAVWADTFVEESTLARNISWLRSILGESFIETVPKVGYRFTADVVRPDGNLLVIEEESIQYTRGEETITFDDEAAQAILGKEPRTKAVAAPSKPSRSWQSFITPMIVVLALAVGLLAGVGFVGSKTDELSKKTSKPARNLNLSDGSAIKIGSVVHLQNRYPNDGSYLDAWGAVWSKPEFSKVPTETMFVSTHRSPDRENGSGSWEIVSESGKSDGDPLVVGDRIHLKNMYPDAGYLDACGWVEHLRVFEKFTDHTGAVFTTKSPNRDNGTGVWIVRSATLEDGTPVFEGDSIAIESSYFINDKGKNRLSGFLNVTGQVKDIPTFSDYDGSKLVFTQSTSYNQPIPDVWTVTISKNFLERKN; encoded by the coding sequence ATGGGCAATCCAAGAAAACCAAAGGAAGTCTACCGATTCGGTATATTTAGTTTGGACGCGGCTGAGCTTTGTTTGTGGCGTGAAGATGAGCCCATACAGCTTACTCCGAAGCAATTCGACCTGCTTTTTTATTTTGTCGAAAATGCCGGACGCGTAGCGAAAAAGAGCGAACTGCTCGACGCGGTTTGGGCGGATACCTTTGTCGAAGAATCAACGCTTGCAAGAAACATTTCGTGGCTCAGAAGTATTCTTGGCGAATCATTTATCGAAACCGTCCCCAAAGTAGGCTATCGCTTCACCGCCGACGTCGTCCGGCCTGACGGAAACCTGCTTGTCATCGAAGAAGAATCCATACAATATACTCGCGGTGAGGAAACGATCACCTTTGATGATGAGGCGGCGCAAGCAATACTCGGGAAGGAACCGAGAACGAAAGCCGTCGCTGCTCCATCCAAGCCCTCGAGGTCCTGGCAATCGTTCATCACACCGATGATAGTTGTTTTGGCATTGGCGGTTGGACTCCTTGCCGGAGTCGGTTTTGTTGGTTCCAAGACCGATGAGCTGAGCAAGAAAACAAGCAAGCCGGCAAGAAATCTCAACTTATCCGATGGATCTGCGATCAAGATCGGTTCGGTCGTCCATCTGCAAAACCGTTATCCCAACGACGGCTCGTATCTCGATGCGTGGGGCGCGGTTTGGAGCAAACCCGAATTCAGCAAGGTTCCGACCGAAACGATGTTTGTTTCAACCCACCGAAGTCCCGACCGCGAAAACGGTTCGGGCAGTTGGGAGATCGTTTCTGAAAGCGGCAAGAGCGACGGCGATCCGCTGGTGGTCGGCGACCGGATTCACTTGAAGAATATGTATCCCGACGCAGGTTATCTGGACGCTTGCGGTTGGGTCGAACATCTGCGGGTTTTTGAGAAATTCACAGATCATACGGGAGCGGTTTTTACCACCAAATCGCCGAACCGTGACAATGGAACAGGCGTTTGGATCGTCAGGTCTGCCACACTGGAAGACGGAACTCCCGTTTTTGAAGGAGACAGCATCGCAATCGAAAGCAGCTATTTCATAAACGACAAGGGGAAAAATCGTCTTTCCGGATTTCTGAACGTGACGGGCCAGGTGAAAGATATCCCAACATTCAGCGATTATGACGGTTCAAAATTGGTATTCACTCAAAGCACTTCATACAATCAACCCATTCCTGATGTTTGGACTGTCACCATCAGCAAGAACTTCTTGGAAAGGAAGAATTAA